The following are encoded in a window of Maylandia zebra isolate NMK-2024a linkage group LG5, Mzebra_GT3a, whole genome shotgun sequence genomic DNA:
- the tespa1 gene encoding uncharacterized protein tespa1 isoform X1 → MESSSSTVRRRAWINSSRQRVTLEDPEGPLCPFPSASIADDDVFSDGCLAGKIENWLLSCGSDACSENSGQLSFESVLQAGNFADDLGLGADASVVEDGDVKPEPGSLVRQLSFRQKSRLTSTPRQGLCLPSMNLGHSITSSCFSASTWKSTSTISDVLELCSEDAEETLYELGFGCEEPQVTVRIPPRFFTFPSQAQGINFRLFLDSQIRRIREEDPSLSLASRFRQVQVLTAMANAFYSLYSHVSRTPLQKLSTPEFTFSSSVQRIERFRSSIRSEPRSPVERLKDTVNKMCLYTGSPRGSDSTSPQPSPRKRSSLPEVVDIVWKNKSGVNKKLDLEECNSNNSAMDVNQITDGENGLETQQSTTDMEILEDRNKTCETEMGDDNKQPKDVDSGENDSMTQGVRTSVASSLSEETVIETDSESFSCQPEPDSCLTQTNKRTAELKPVAKVTYDLICPQIVESVHRAPFCSQRTHSPESLTPPERESTDKSCSVSHKFSLQASVTKSNLNSHTDDVASSGEATRGDASRSLPVSEPSGSYTHYCITVTGWEGDDVPSSSSKTSDSSHASHGFYGEKKSPSEKQGQFLNPLMHQSLGKLSSNLQQVNSFELEEVHSAGEEDLGQSETPRTTTSPFSKKHPYKGEVVRGDSMQSDSSGYADEEVSPSSDRHSR, encoded by the exons ATGGAGAGCTCGTCCTCCACAGTGAGGCGGCGAGCATGGATCAACAGCAGCCGTCAGCGGGTCACTTTGGAAGACCCGGAAGGGCCTCTGTGCCCGTTCCCATCTGCCTCCATAGCGGACGATGATGTGTTCTCTGATG GATGCCTTGCAGGAAAGATTGAGAACTGGCTTCTCAGCTGTGG GTCAGATGCCTGCTCAGAGAACAGCGGTCAGCTGAGTTTTG AGTCTGTGCTCCAAGCCGGTAACTTTGCTGATGACCTGGGTCTTGGAGCAGATG CTTCTGTGGTAGAAGATGGAGATGTTAAACCTGAGCCTGG AAGCTTGGTGCGACAGCTGTCCTTCAGACAAAAGAGCAGGCTCACCAG CACCCCACGTCAAGGACTATGTTTGCCATCAATGAACTTGGGCCACAGCATAACTTCTAGCTGCTTCTCTGCCTCAACCTGGAAAAGTACATCAAC TATATCAGATGTCCTCGAGTTGTGTTCAGAGGATGCAGAGGAGACTTTGTATGAGCTGGGTTTTGGCTGTGAGGAGCCACAGGTTACTGTGCGCATCCCTCCTCGTTTCTTTACCTTTCCTTCTCAGGCTCAGGGCATCAACTTCCGACTCTTCTTGGATTCACAAATAAGGCGGATAAGAGAAGAAGACCCCAGCCTCTCTCTTGCTA GTCGTTTCAGACAGGTTCAAGTGCTGACAGCAATGGCCAACGCTTTCTATTCCCTGTACTCCCACGTGTCCCGCACTCCTCTCCAGAAACTGTCCACACCGGAGTTTACCTTCTCTTCCTCTGTGCAGAGGATCGAACGGTTCAGAAGCAGCATTCGAAGTGAGCCACGCTCTCCGGTAGAGAGGCTGAAGGACACTGTCAATAAGATGTGTCTCTACACGGGCTCTCCCCGGGGGTCTGACTCCACCTCTCCACAGCCTTCACCCAGGAAAAGATCCAGCCTGCCAGAAGTTGTGGATATAGTGTGGAAAAACAAGAGTGGAGTTAACAAGAAGCTGGATTTGGAGGAATGTAATAGCAATAATTCAGCTATGGATGTTAACCAGATCACAGACGGTGAAAATGGGCTGGAAACTCAACAGTCAACGACGGACATGGAGATTCTCGAGGACAGAAATAAAACCTGTGAAACGGAGATGGGGGATGATAATAAACAGCCAAAGGATGTTGACTCTGGTGAAAATGACTCCATGACTCAGGGTGTAAGAACATCTGTAGCATCATCATTATCAGAAGAAACTGTCATAGAAACCGACTCTGAATCATTTTCATGTCAGCCAGAGCCAGACTCATGTTTGACACAAACTAACAAAAGGACAGCGGAACTAAAGCCTGTTGCCAAGGTTACATACGATTTAATTTGCCCCCAGATAGTCGAGAGTGTACACCGGGCACCTTTTTGCAGTCAAAGGACACACAGTCCGGAAAGTTTGACTCCCCCAGAGAGAGAAAGCACAGATAAATCCTGTTCTGTATCACACAAATTCAGTCTACAAGCCTCCGTGACAAAGTCTAACCTGAATTCACACACAGACGATGTTGCCTCTTCAGGTGAGGCCACGCGGGGGGACGCATCTAGATCACTTCCTGTCTCGGAACCCAGTGGTAGCTACACTCATTACTGCATAACTGTGACTGGCTGGGAAGGCGATGATGTGCCATCCTCTTCTTCGAAAACATCAGATTCTAGTCATGCTTCGCATGGTTTCTATGGTGAGAAAAAGTCTCCTTCAGAGAAGCAAGGACAGTTTCTGAATCCTCTGATGCATCAGAGCCTGGGCAAGCTCTCCAGTAACCTTCAGCAGGTTAATTCCTTTGAGCTGGAAGAG GTGCATAGTGCAGGAGAGGAAGACTTGGGACAGTCAGAAACTCCAAGAACTACAACCTCACCATTTTCAAAAAAACATCCATACAAAG GTGAAGTGGTCCGCGGTGACAGTATGCAGTCGGACAGCAGCGGCTACGCAGACGAAGAAGTCAGCCCCTCATCAGACAGACACAGCAGATGA
- the sp1 gene encoding transcription factor Sp1 isoform X1: MSNQQQGEMAAVESGGGFSQKRNTNSQDSQQPSPLALLAATCSRIDTPGENDSPADQHQQNQQQQLDLNQAVFTSSANSWQVNPLSVQASSGSNTVTTDSSGVMSGGDLNKNRQVLSPAVSSQGQQQQQQPFVVAQAPSMQGQQVLTTISGMMPNIQYQVIPQFQTVDGQTLHFTHAQQESAVPAAAGPGQQFQIVSSPNGQQIITASNRAGAAGNIITMPSLIQGAIPIQNISLGNGLLQNQPQFLANMPVSLNGNITLLPVTAGAAGGDTNGGGEAVGNQLMQQQQQQPVSSNSESGYMTSASTVTTQTTSSYGVTQKQNSNGAVTGTFQQNMASSLGIPIQPDNRDRVQPQQILIQPQQVIQGGAQLQTIQAGTVAATGGQVFTPTLSQEGLQNLQIMPNTGAILLRTVAPNGQVTWQTIQIQNPTGAQITLAPVQSLPQLGQAQGTATAGGVPVNTVQIPGIQTINLNSLGGSGLQMHQLPITIASTAGEQPLQTGGESLDENTAMDEEDISPPPQGRRNRREACTCPFCKDGEGRDPTKKKQHICHITGCGKIYGKTSHLRAHLRWHTGERPFVCNWSYCGKRFTRSDELQRHKRTHTGEKKFACTECPKRFMRSDHLSKHVKTHMNKKPPTVTSSNAATTVSPDAASPAAGTEAGTGAVSANDQHTIVTMETLSAESLARLASSGINMMQVDFHQINGNSF; the protein is encoded by the exons ATGAGCA ATCAGCAGCAGGGTGAAATGGCCGCTGTGGAGAGCGGTGGAGGCTTCAGTCAAAAGCGAAACACAAATTCACAA GACTCACAGCAGCCGTCACCACTCGCCTTGTTGGCAGCCACATGCAGTCGCATTGACACCCCAGGAGAGAACGATTCCCCTGCCGACCAGCACCAACAGAATCAGCAGCAACAACTGGACCTAAACCAGGCTGTTTTTACCTCCAGTGCCAACAGCTGGCAGGTAAACCCTCTCAGTGTTCAAGCATCCTCAGGCTCCAACACAGTCACCACAGATTCCTCAGGAGTGATGTCAGGAGGAGACCTCAACAAGAACAGGCAGGTGCTGTCGCCAGCTGTAAGCTCTCAgggtcagcagcagcaacaacagcccTTTGTAGTTGCTCAGGCGCCGTCAATGCAGGGTCAGCAGGTCCTTACCACTATATCAGGTATGATGCCTAACATCCAGTACCAGGTCATTCCACAGTTTCAGACAGTGGATGGCCAGACGCTGCATTTTACACATGCTCAGCAGGAGTCTGCTGTGCCTGCCGCAGCAGGACCAGGCCAGCAGTTTCAGATAGTGTCTTCTCCCAATGGCCAACAGATCATAACTGCGAGTAACAGAGCCGGTGCAGCAGGAAACATCATAACCATGCCCAGTCTCATTCAGGGAGCCATACCCATACAAAACATAAGTTTAGGCAATGGTTTGTTACAAAACCAGCCCCAGTTCTTGGCAAATATGCCTGTGTCTCTAAATGGAAACATCACTTTGTTACCCGTCACTGCTGGTGCTGCAGGGGGGGATACCAATGGTGGAGGAGAAGCAGTGGGAAACCAGCtcatgcagcagcagcaacaacagccaGTGTCTTCCAACAGCGAGTCCGGCTACATGACCAGTGCTTCCACTGTCACTACACAGACGACCTCTTCTTATGGAGTTACCCAAAAGCAGAACAGCAATGGAGCTGTGACAGGGACTTTTCAGCAAAACATGGCCTCTTCTCTGGGTATCCCAATACAGCCAGACAACAGAGACagggtgcagccacagcaaatCCTCATCCAGCCTCAGCAGGTTATCCAAGGTGGAGCGCAACTCCAAACCATCCAGGCCGGTACTGTTGCAGCCACAGGCGGTCAAGTGTTTACTCCAACACTCAGCCAGGAAGGGCTTCAAAATCTTCAAATCATGCCAAACACAGGGGCTATCCTGCTGCGCACCGTCGCCCCCAACGGCCAAGTGACCTGGCAGACCATTCAGATCCAGAATCCGACGGGAGCGCAGATCACACTGGCACCCGTGCAGTCCCTTCCCCAGCTCGGCCAGGCTCAGGGAACAGCTACAGCTGGAGGAGTACCCGTCAACACCGTGCAGATCCCAGGGATCCAGACCATAAATCTTAACAGCCTCGGGGGGTCCGGGCTGCAGATGCACCAGCTGCCCATCACCATCGCCAGCACAGCAG GAGAGCAGCCGTTACAGACGGGTGGAGAAAGTTTGGATGAAAATACAGCTATGGATGAAGAGGATATAAGCCCACCACCTCAAGGGCGACGTAACCGTAGAGAAGCATGTACCTGCCCCTTCTGCAAGGATGGAGAAGGACG TGATCCGACTAAAAAGAAGCAGCACATATGTCACATCACTGGCTGCGGGAAGATCTACGGCAAGACATCCCACCTCAGAGCCCACCTTCGCTGGCACACGGGAGAGCGTCCCTTTGTCTGTAACTGGTCTTACTGCGGCAAACGATTTACCCGTTCAGATGAGCTTCAGCGCCATAAGAGGACACACACAG GTGAGAAAAAGTTTGCGTGCACAGAATGTCCCAAACGCTTCATGCGCAGCGACCACCTCTCAAAGCACGTCAAGACCCATATGAACAAGAAACCGCCAACTGTTACCAGCAGCAACGCCGCCACCACAGTCTCACCTGACGCTGCTTCGCCTGCAGCAGGAACAGAAGCCGGCACCGGAGCGGTTTCAGCAAATGACCAGCACACCATCGTTACCATGGAAACCTTATCTGCAGAGAGCTTGGCTCGATTAGCCAGCAGTGGTATTAACATGATGCAGGTGGACTTTCACCAAATAAATGGCAATAGTTTCTAA
- the tespa1 gene encoding uncharacterized protein tespa1 isoform X2, giving the protein MESSSSTVRRRAWINSSRQRVTLEDPEGPLCPFPSASIADDDVFSDGCLAGKIENWLLSCGSDACSENSGQLSFESVLQAGNFADDLGLGADASVVEDGDVKPEPGLVRQLSFRQKSRLTSTPRQGLCLPSMNLGHSITSSCFSASTWKSTSTISDVLELCSEDAEETLYELGFGCEEPQVTVRIPPRFFTFPSQAQGINFRLFLDSQIRRIREEDPSLSLASRFRQVQVLTAMANAFYSLYSHVSRTPLQKLSTPEFTFSSSVQRIERFRSSIRSEPRSPVERLKDTVNKMCLYTGSPRGSDSTSPQPSPRKRSSLPEVVDIVWKNKSGVNKKLDLEECNSNNSAMDVNQITDGENGLETQQSTTDMEILEDRNKTCETEMGDDNKQPKDVDSGENDSMTQGVRTSVASSLSEETVIETDSESFSCQPEPDSCLTQTNKRTAELKPVAKVTYDLICPQIVESVHRAPFCSQRTHSPESLTPPERESTDKSCSVSHKFSLQASVTKSNLNSHTDDVASSGEATRGDASRSLPVSEPSGSYTHYCITVTGWEGDDVPSSSSKTSDSSHASHGFYGEKKSPSEKQGQFLNPLMHQSLGKLSSNLQQVNSFELEEVHSAGEEDLGQSETPRTTTSPFSKKHPYKGEVVRGDSMQSDSSGYADEEVSPSSDRHSR; this is encoded by the exons ATGGAGAGCTCGTCCTCCACAGTGAGGCGGCGAGCATGGATCAACAGCAGCCGTCAGCGGGTCACTTTGGAAGACCCGGAAGGGCCTCTGTGCCCGTTCCCATCTGCCTCCATAGCGGACGATGATGTGTTCTCTGATG GATGCCTTGCAGGAAAGATTGAGAACTGGCTTCTCAGCTGTGG GTCAGATGCCTGCTCAGAGAACAGCGGTCAGCTGAGTTTTG AGTCTGTGCTCCAAGCCGGTAACTTTGCTGATGACCTGGGTCTTGGAGCAGATG CTTCTGTGGTAGAAGATGGAGATGTTAAACCTGAGCCTGG CTTGGTGCGACAGCTGTCCTTCAGACAAAAGAGCAGGCTCACCAG CACCCCACGTCAAGGACTATGTTTGCCATCAATGAACTTGGGCCACAGCATAACTTCTAGCTGCTTCTCTGCCTCAACCTGGAAAAGTACATCAAC TATATCAGATGTCCTCGAGTTGTGTTCAGAGGATGCAGAGGAGACTTTGTATGAGCTGGGTTTTGGCTGTGAGGAGCCACAGGTTACTGTGCGCATCCCTCCTCGTTTCTTTACCTTTCCTTCTCAGGCTCAGGGCATCAACTTCCGACTCTTCTTGGATTCACAAATAAGGCGGATAAGAGAAGAAGACCCCAGCCTCTCTCTTGCTA GTCGTTTCAGACAGGTTCAAGTGCTGACAGCAATGGCCAACGCTTTCTATTCCCTGTACTCCCACGTGTCCCGCACTCCTCTCCAGAAACTGTCCACACCGGAGTTTACCTTCTCTTCCTCTGTGCAGAGGATCGAACGGTTCAGAAGCAGCATTCGAAGTGAGCCACGCTCTCCGGTAGAGAGGCTGAAGGACACTGTCAATAAGATGTGTCTCTACACGGGCTCTCCCCGGGGGTCTGACTCCACCTCTCCACAGCCTTCACCCAGGAAAAGATCCAGCCTGCCAGAAGTTGTGGATATAGTGTGGAAAAACAAGAGTGGAGTTAACAAGAAGCTGGATTTGGAGGAATGTAATAGCAATAATTCAGCTATGGATGTTAACCAGATCACAGACGGTGAAAATGGGCTGGAAACTCAACAGTCAACGACGGACATGGAGATTCTCGAGGACAGAAATAAAACCTGTGAAACGGAGATGGGGGATGATAATAAACAGCCAAAGGATGTTGACTCTGGTGAAAATGACTCCATGACTCAGGGTGTAAGAACATCTGTAGCATCATCATTATCAGAAGAAACTGTCATAGAAACCGACTCTGAATCATTTTCATGTCAGCCAGAGCCAGACTCATGTTTGACACAAACTAACAAAAGGACAGCGGAACTAAAGCCTGTTGCCAAGGTTACATACGATTTAATTTGCCCCCAGATAGTCGAGAGTGTACACCGGGCACCTTTTTGCAGTCAAAGGACACACAGTCCGGAAAGTTTGACTCCCCCAGAGAGAGAAAGCACAGATAAATCCTGTTCTGTATCACACAAATTCAGTCTACAAGCCTCCGTGACAAAGTCTAACCTGAATTCACACACAGACGATGTTGCCTCTTCAGGTGAGGCCACGCGGGGGGACGCATCTAGATCACTTCCTGTCTCGGAACCCAGTGGTAGCTACACTCATTACTGCATAACTGTGACTGGCTGGGAAGGCGATGATGTGCCATCCTCTTCTTCGAAAACATCAGATTCTAGTCATGCTTCGCATGGTTTCTATGGTGAGAAAAAGTCTCCTTCAGAGAAGCAAGGACAGTTTCTGAATCCTCTGATGCATCAGAGCCTGGGCAAGCTCTCCAGTAACCTTCAGCAGGTTAATTCCTTTGAGCTGGAAGAG GTGCATAGTGCAGGAGAGGAAGACTTGGGACAGTCAGAAACTCCAAGAACTACAACCTCACCATTTTCAAAAAAACATCCATACAAAG GTGAAGTGGTCCGCGGTGACAGTATGCAGTCGGACAGCAGCGGCTACGCAGACGAAGAAGTCAGCCCCTCATCAGACAGACACAGCAGATGA
- the sp1 gene encoding transcription factor Sp1 isoform X2, which yields MAAVESGGGFSQKRNTNSQDSQQPSPLALLAATCSRIDTPGENDSPADQHQQNQQQQLDLNQAVFTSSANSWQVNPLSVQASSGSNTVTTDSSGVMSGGDLNKNRQVLSPAVSSQGQQQQQQPFVVAQAPSMQGQQVLTTISGMMPNIQYQVIPQFQTVDGQTLHFTHAQQESAVPAAAGPGQQFQIVSSPNGQQIITASNRAGAAGNIITMPSLIQGAIPIQNISLGNGLLQNQPQFLANMPVSLNGNITLLPVTAGAAGGDTNGGGEAVGNQLMQQQQQQPVSSNSESGYMTSASTVTTQTTSSYGVTQKQNSNGAVTGTFQQNMASSLGIPIQPDNRDRVQPQQILIQPQQVIQGGAQLQTIQAGTVAATGGQVFTPTLSQEGLQNLQIMPNTGAILLRTVAPNGQVTWQTIQIQNPTGAQITLAPVQSLPQLGQAQGTATAGGVPVNTVQIPGIQTINLNSLGGSGLQMHQLPITIASTAGEQPLQTGGESLDENTAMDEEDISPPPQGRRNRREACTCPFCKDGEGRDPTKKKQHICHITGCGKIYGKTSHLRAHLRWHTGERPFVCNWSYCGKRFTRSDELQRHKRTHTGEKKFACTECPKRFMRSDHLSKHVKTHMNKKPPTVTSSNAATTVSPDAASPAAGTEAGTGAVSANDQHTIVTMETLSAESLARLASSGINMMQVDFHQINGNSF from the exons ATGGCCGCTGTGGAGAGCGGTGGAGGCTTCAGTCAAAAGCGAAACACAAATTCACAA GACTCACAGCAGCCGTCACCACTCGCCTTGTTGGCAGCCACATGCAGTCGCATTGACACCCCAGGAGAGAACGATTCCCCTGCCGACCAGCACCAACAGAATCAGCAGCAACAACTGGACCTAAACCAGGCTGTTTTTACCTCCAGTGCCAACAGCTGGCAGGTAAACCCTCTCAGTGTTCAAGCATCCTCAGGCTCCAACACAGTCACCACAGATTCCTCAGGAGTGATGTCAGGAGGAGACCTCAACAAGAACAGGCAGGTGCTGTCGCCAGCTGTAAGCTCTCAgggtcagcagcagcaacaacagcccTTTGTAGTTGCTCAGGCGCCGTCAATGCAGGGTCAGCAGGTCCTTACCACTATATCAGGTATGATGCCTAACATCCAGTACCAGGTCATTCCACAGTTTCAGACAGTGGATGGCCAGACGCTGCATTTTACACATGCTCAGCAGGAGTCTGCTGTGCCTGCCGCAGCAGGACCAGGCCAGCAGTTTCAGATAGTGTCTTCTCCCAATGGCCAACAGATCATAACTGCGAGTAACAGAGCCGGTGCAGCAGGAAACATCATAACCATGCCCAGTCTCATTCAGGGAGCCATACCCATACAAAACATAAGTTTAGGCAATGGTTTGTTACAAAACCAGCCCCAGTTCTTGGCAAATATGCCTGTGTCTCTAAATGGAAACATCACTTTGTTACCCGTCACTGCTGGTGCTGCAGGGGGGGATACCAATGGTGGAGGAGAAGCAGTGGGAAACCAGCtcatgcagcagcagcaacaacagccaGTGTCTTCCAACAGCGAGTCCGGCTACATGACCAGTGCTTCCACTGTCACTACACAGACGACCTCTTCTTATGGAGTTACCCAAAAGCAGAACAGCAATGGAGCTGTGACAGGGACTTTTCAGCAAAACATGGCCTCTTCTCTGGGTATCCCAATACAGCCAGACAACAGAGACagggtgcagccacagcaaatCCTCATCCAGCCTCAGCAGGTTATCCAAGGTGGAGCGCAACTCCAAACCATCCAGGCCGGTACTGTTGCAGCCACAGGCGGTCAAGTGTTTACTCCAACACTCAGCCAGGAAGGGCTTCAAAATCTTCAAATCATGCCAAACACAGGGGCTATCCTGCTGCGCACCGTCGCCCCCAACGGCCAAGTGACCTGGCAGACCATTCAGATCCAGAATCCGACGGGAGCGCAGATCACACTGGCACCCGTGCAGTCCCTTCCCCAGCTCGGCCAGGCTCAGGGAACAGCTACAGCTGGAGGAGTACCCGTCAACACCGTGCAGATCCCAGGGATCCAGACCATAAATCTTAACAGCCTCGGGGGGTCCGGGCTGCAGATGCACCAGCTGCCCATCACCATCGCCAGCACAGCAG GAGAGCAGCCGTTACAGACGGGTGGAGAAAGTTTGGATGAAAATACAGCTATGGATGAAGAGGATATAAGCCCACCACCTCAAGGGCGACGTAACCGTAGAGAAGCATGTACCTGCCCCTTCTGCAAGGATGGAGAAGGACG TGATCCGACTAAAAAGAAGCAGCACATATGTCACATCACTGGCTGCGGGAAGATCTACGGCAAGACATCCCACCTCAGAGCCCACCTTCGCTGGCACACGGGAGAGCGTCCCTTTGTCTGTAACTGGTCTTACTGCGGCAAACGATTTACCCGTTCAGATGAGCTTCAGCGCCATAAGAGGACACACACAG GTGAGAAAAAGTTTGCGTGCACAGAATGTCCCAAACGCTTCATGCGCAGCGACCACCTCTCAAAGCACGTCAAGACCCATATGAACAAGAAACCGCCAACTGTTACCAGCAGCAACGCCGCCACCACAGTCTCACCTGACGCTGCTTCGCCTGCAGCAGGAACAGAAGCCGGCACCGGAGCGGTTTCAGCAAATGACCAGCACACCATCGTTACCATGGAAACCTTATCTGCAGAGAGCTTGGCTCGATTAGCCAGCAGTGGTATTAACATGATGCAGGTGGACTTTCACCAAATAAATGGCAATAGTTTCTAA